The Syntrophales bacterium genomic sequence TCACCCGCGCCATAAAACGGGCATACACATCGCCTCCTGTTTTTGCGAATGTCTCGGCAGCGTAGAGACTATCGTAAGCAGCATAGGGATAATCGCGCCGCGCATCGCTTGTGAGGCCGAGCGCCTTCGCAGCAATCCCGACGACGCCATGCTCTCTGGCAATCTCCAGCGGCAGCGTGCCGGTCGTTTCCAGGCGATTGAGCAGCGAGGCGCTGTTTTAAACTGTTTTCTTCGGGAACTACAAAGATATACCATATTTTGAAGGCGCCCTGTTCCTTTCTTTCATCGGTCGCGGCAATGAGCAGCAACGGCAGCCGTTTATCCTGATAGAAATAAAGCGCGACTTTTTTATTTCGGACGGGCTTACGGCAAAAACCGTCAAGCGTCCATGGCGTTCGGTTTGATACCCTGCGGGAATAATGGTGTCATTAGTTTGTGATTTCACCACCATCTACACATCCTCGTGACGGATGGCTGTTTCTACGGCAACAGGGGCATGTTCCGCGTCGCCCCGCCCCTGGAACTGAAAAAGCTGGAGGCAATCTTCCGGCACAGGGTGCTCAAAATGCTCCTTTCCAGGGGAAAGATCACCACAAAGATGATCGACATGCTCTCCAGATGGCGGCATTCCGGCTTCAACGTCTTCTGCGGAAACCGTATTTCTCCGAATGACGATACGGCTATTGAAAACCTGGCCCGCTACATCATCCGGGCGTCATTTTCCCAGGAGCGGATGCAGTATCTGGATCAGGAGGGAAAGGTCGTCTATATGGCCAAGGACAGCAAAAAGACGAAGGTCTTCCCCGCTCTGGAATGACTGGTAAGTCTCTGCTCCCACATCCCCAACAGGGGCGAACAGATGGTCAGATACTACGGCTTCTACAGCAATGTTTCCCGGGGAAAAAGGCAGAAGGCGGGAAACGACGATGCCGTACCCTTCATTCTCGAATCACAGGGGGATGAAAAGACCTTCCGCCGGAACTGGGCACGATTGATTCATAAAATATACGAAGTCGATCCCCTTATCTGCCCACGATGTCAGGGTGCCATGCGGGTCATCGGCAGCATCGAGGACCCTTCCGTCATCCGCGCCATTCTGGTACATCTGGGGTTATGGCTGGCAAGAGCCAGGCCGCCGCCCAAAATCCATGACCCGCCTGTCTGCATGAACGGCGCAGACAGGCGGCCTGCCCCATCCATCCCGGATGACGTCTCGCAGATCCTCGTTCACGACGATCACTTCTATGGGGACCCTCAATACTCCTGGGACGATTACATCGAAGCATAACGTATCGAAAAAAGAGGCGTGCCGGAGAGGTTTGTCCGGATTGTGCTCAAAAATGCCATCTTGCCGGGTGTCTCGACCAAAAAGTGAACTGATTTCTTAAAAAGGATGATCGCCGATCCACCTTTCTCCTAAAATCGCATCGCCAACCCCTGGTTTTCGATAAAACGCGATGCAAAATAACCATTGACAAGCAAAAATAGCCCCCCTATACTCCCGCCGCGAAAAAGGAAGTTCTTATCAATTTGTTTGGAGCAAGTCCTTCAATACCGGATGGCAGCGCCAATGTACCTATGAGAGTTCTCCCTTACTGTTCCGTGCGCAGGCCCACAAGAGACTGCAGGATGAAGATCACCTCCACCATTCCGATCTTGCCGTCGCCGTTTACATCCGCTCCTGAAGATGCATAATCGTTACGGATACCCGCGGGAATCACACCGGATAATGTTTGTAAAGCCACAACTGCATCTCTTAGGTCCACTGCGCCATCCCCATTTATGTCTCCAACTTTTCCAGCTGTGTCATTGTCGTTATTGGTCACTGAAACGTCGTCTGCATTGAGACCGTTGTAGTTGCTGTCCGTCGAGGTCGCCGCAGCCGTCACTATGCTGTAGGCAACGTTCCCGTCCACGATCGTGTCATCCACCCCCGTCGCCGTTACCGTATGGGTGACATTCCAGTTGGCCGTCGTAAAGGTGACCGAGGAGGGCGAAACCGTCCCCTCCGTCGGGTCTGAACTGGACAGGTCGATCGTCACATCTGCCGTAGGCTGGGTTGTAAGCCTTAGGGTAAATGTGGCCTGTCCTCCTACTTCAGTGGTATCGTTGCTGATTGGCGATACGACAAACCCCGGCGCACTCATGGTAAGAATGACACCGCTATCACCGACGGCAAAGCCCGAAAGCCCCGAATTGATGAAAATACTTTTCAAGTCTACCGTTGTGCCGCTTCCCTGGGGTTCCCAAGTGATTCCTCCATCAGCCGTAATGAGGATCAGGCCGCCGTCTCCGACAACCCATCCTCGATTTAGGTCTAAAAAAAAGACGTCAGCCAAATGTCTGGCAGTGCCGCTTTCTTGAAGTATCCAGGTGGTTCCACCGTCGACTGTCTTTAAAATGGTTCCATCGGACCCAACAACCCATCCATTGTTGATATCGAGCATATGAATTCCGCTAAGACCCTGATTGGAGGGGTTCGGCTGTGTCGCAAACGACGGTGAATCACTGGAGGCGTTACTGATGCGAACGATCAAACCACCGGAACCTGTCTCACCGACAGCCCAACCGTTTTCAGCGTTGACGAAATAAATCTTCTGAAGGACAGTGGGAAAAGCGCTGACCTGTCCCCAAAATTTTCTCACTATGCTCCCGTCATCTTGCACATCATAACGAAAGAATAATCTCCAGTTGAGAGTGTTGGGAATACCCGAAGCCCATGCTGTTCTGGAAGTTACAGGAAAAAGAGATTGGCAATAATCAGATGGGGGAAAATATTCAAGGCCGCCCCATTCGGCACCGCCATTCGTAGTGCGTGAAACCGCGAATTGACCACCGGCCCAACCAACATTTTGATCAATAAAACGGACAGAATGGTAACCGTGAGCCGAATCAGAAAGACCTGAATTTTGCGGAGACCAGTCACCACCACCGTTTATTGTATGTAGTATGGTTCCATTGCTTCCGACCACCCATCCTTCATTGGCGTTGATAAAATGAACAGCATTCAAATGATTTGTCGTGCCACTGACCTGCGGTGTCCATGCCTGGGTTAGTTGTTCATTGTCGTGAACAGTGAGAACTGCCGTGTTTTGCGGCCCCAGTACTGCACCCCCGCTGGGGCTGCTTAGGGTCAAATTGATTGTTTTGTCGTCAGCTTCAGCGGTACTGTTGTCAATAATGATTACGCTGAAAGATTTGGCAGCGTCGTCTCCATCCTGCCAATTAAGATTCCCTCTGGCAGCCATATAGTGGACTCCTTCCACTCCTAAGCCGTCACTTGTGGCATATTCCACGCCTACAGCTCCGTTGCTGCCGCCTAACCGACTCACTGTGATGATAGCAGACCCGCCATTTTCATCGGCCTCATATGTGGTTGAAGCGAACTGTATGGCTCCCGATGGCACATGAATGCCCGTCCCACTCAACGGCACATTCAATACGGGTGTATCCGGATCATTGGATGGTATTTCAAGATTCGCATATTTTTCACCCTCTGATGCTGGTGAAAATTCCACCGTAACGGCACAGGTTTCCGAGGCCGCTAAAACCCGACCTGAACAGCTATCGCTCTTGATGTTAAAATCCGTCTTATCTTCACCGGAGATCGAAACAGTATTTATCATAAGATCATTATCACCAGAATTTTTCACTGTAAATGATTCTGTTTTGGTTAGCCCAAGATATACTTTAGTCGAAGACTCCAATTTATAGATCTTGCAATTTACCCAATCGACATTCCATAAAGATGTGCCGTCGAATGCAAGACCATATGGATAAGAACTAGGTGAAGCAAAAGAGGAAACGATATTTCCGGACATATCTAATTTATAAATTTTGTTATCGGTGTCGTCCGCATTCCACAAATGGGTGCCGTCGAATGTAAGACCGGTCGGGTTGGCCCCGGGTGAAGCAAAAGAGGAGACGATATTTCCGGTCATGTCCAGTTGATAAATCTTGCCGCTTGCGCTGTCGGCATTCCACAAATGGGTGCCATCGAATGCAAGACCGCTTGGGTCGGACCCGGGTGAAGCAAAAGAGGAAATGACATTCCCGGACATATCCAATTTATAAATCTTGCCGTCCGCGCTGTCGGCATTCCACAAATGCGTGCCGTCGAATGCAAGACCGGTTGGTCGGAAACCCGGTGAATCAAAAGAGGAAACGACATTTCCGGACATATCCAATTGATAAATCTTTTGGCCGATTGGATCCGTATTCCACAAATATGTGCCGTCGAATGCAAGGTCATAGGGCCACGTACATGGTGAGCTAAAAGATGCGACAGGATTCAACTTCTCAAACGATTCAGGTGTTACGGTAATGTCCGGCTGGGCTTGGGCAGGCAACGACGATGCATAAAAAAACAATGAAGAAAACAACAAAATCTCGATAATTTCAAGCAAACGCTTTTTGCTGTTCATGTTATTTCCCCCTGTTATTTTATTATGAAAATTTCATCCCAACCATCCTCTGATCTTCAACTGACTGCACGTACTATTATTCTGCCTGTGCCGGCCCACCCGATATCATGATCAATAAAACGAATTGCCAGAAATCTTTCTGATGTATGAGAAGTTTGGAGGGACCAGTTAACAGCACCATCTGTTGTATGAAGAATGGTTCCATTATAACCAGCCGACCACCCTTCACCGGCACTGATAAAATGGATTGAACGCTGTGTTTCTGAAGTGGGGATACTCGTGATTTGCCAGGTTTGGGCTGTGACAGAATTAATGAGTAATAGATTGAAGAAAATAATGATCCATAATATTAATACAATTTTGGCACTTTTGATTAATTGTCTCATGACCTCCTCCTTATTGATGGGATTAGGTGAGGTGATAGGTGATAAGAACTTGCTTTCACTGGGAGGGAGTATAGGTGATTGTTTCCTTGTGTGTCAAGGGCGAACTTGGCACATCATGTTGAGGGCCGAAGGATTGCGGACGGGGGTGTTCCGGGGTGGTATGGTCCGCTGTGAACGCAAGGGGGAGCAACCCTGAGATTTACTGAGAGACGGCGTTTTGAGCGAAAAAAGGTGGAGAACACCCTCCAGGCGACATCTCGATTTCTCGGCTCATGGCAGGAGGTCCGCCGGGTATATGGGGTCCACATAAAACCCGTTATCGGAAGGGCAGACCTGCGTGTCGGAATAATCGATATGGGGCTCGGTTGACAAAGGCTGCGATTTGACGCTTCGGGGTGGGGGCCTGCCTGTGCGGCGCACGCAGACAGCCTGGGCGTGCGCTCCCATAGACCGAGGTGTTTGAGTATCTTTTCTATGATGTCTTCAGCTTCAATGAAAGCGATGACGGCCATCGGCCCATGGCACTTGGGACACGTCAAGGGATCGATTTCTTCGAAGTTTGTCCTAGGCTCGTGAGGTGGCAAGTTTGCTCTGCCGGCAAATGGGAAGAGCAAGCCAGGCGGAGGTTAAACGCCGCTTCAAACGTGATATAACGACACCAAGCAGGATAACCTCCAGAATTGAGGAAAAAGGCAAAACTTCCAGTGACCTCGCCGAAAAGATCCACACCTATATTAATACAAAAAGACAAGACTGAGCCCACTTATTTGAAAATATCCTGCGTTGTCTGTCGCGGTAATCTTAACAAAATAATTGCCATCATCTGCAAATTCCAGTTGTTCAGTGAAGTTTCCAAGTTTTTGTGAAAGTGATTTTTTTGGGTTTACAACACAAGCGGTTAATGCAGGATTTGTCTGGTTTATTGTTTTATTTTGTCGATGGCGGGCGAGGTGTTTTTCATTCACGGCGGCCTGCGGCTGGGATCGCGCGGCTGATTGACCCAGGTGGAGTCGCCTGGC encodes the following:
- a CDS encoding transposase yields the protein MTDGCFYGNRGMFRVAPPLELKKLEAIFRHRVLKMLLSRGKITTKMIDMLSRWRHSGFNVFCGNRISPNDDTAIENLARYIIRASFSQERMQYLDQEGKVVYMAKDSKKTKVFPALE
- a CDS encoding YCF48-related protein, with protein sequence MNSKKRLLEIIEILLFSSLFFYASSLPAQAQPDITVTPESFEKLNPVASFSSPCTWPYDLAFDGTYLWNTDPIGQKIYQLDMSGNVVSSFDSPGFRPTGLAFDGTHLWNADSADGKIYKLDMSGNVISSFASPGSDPSGLAFDGTHLWNADSASGKIYQLDMTGNIVSSFASPGANPTGLTFDGTHLWNADDTDNKIYKLDMSGNIVSSFASPSSYPYGLAFDGTSLWNVDWVNCKIYKLESSTKVYLGLTKTESFTVKNSGDNDLMINTVSISGEDKTDFNIKSDSCSGRVLAASETCAVTVEFSPASEGEKYANLEIPSNDPDTPVLNVPLSGTGIHVPSGAIQFASTTYEADENGGSAIITVSRLGGSNGAVGVEYATSDGLGVEGVHYMAARGNLNWQDGDDAAKSFSVIIIDNSTAEADDKTINLTLSSPSGGAVLGPQNTAVLTVHDNEQLTQAWTPQVSGTTNHLNAVHFINANEGWVVGSNGTILHTINGGGDWSPQNSGLSDSAHGYHSVRFIDQNVGWAGGQFAVSRTTNGGAEWGGLEYFPPSDYCQSLFPVTSRTAWASGIPNTLNWRLFFRYDVQDDGSIVRKFWGQVSAFPTVLQKIYFVNAENGWAVGETGSGGLIVRISNASSDSPSFATQPNPSNQGLSGIHMLDINNGWVVGSDGTILKTVDGGTTWILQESGTARHLADVFFLDLNRGWVVGDGGLILITADGGITWEPQGSGTTVDLKSIFINSGLSGFAVGDSGVILTMSAPGFVVSPISNDTTEVGGQATFTLRLTTQPTADVTIDLSSSDPTEGTVSPSSVTFTTANWNVTHTVTATGVDDTIVDGNVAYSIVTAAATSTDSNYNGLNADDVSVTNNDNDTAGKVGDINGDGAVDLRDAVVALQTLSGVIPAGIRNDYASSGADVNGDGKIGMVEVIFILQSLVGLRTEQ
- a CDS encoding YCF48-related protein, producing MRQLIKSAKIVLILWIIIFFNLLLINSVTAQTWQITSIPTSETQRSIHFISAGEGWSAGYNGTILHTTDGAVNWSLQTSHTSERFLAIRFIDHDIGWAGTGRIIVRAVS